The genomic stretch AGCCCCTAATTGCGGCGATCGCGGATCGACATTTTCATGTCAGTAAAGATGTAATTGGCGATCGCACCCAAGTCCAGATTCGTCTGTTGGAAATAGAGGAACGCAAGCAAGAGTTAGCACAAATTGCTTCAGGAAAAAGCTTTGAACAAGATAAACCTCAAGGCAAATCTCAAGGTAAAAGTAAAAAGGTAAAAGATAAAAGTGAGATAGATAGCGCATTGAGTCAAGCGATCGCCTTTGCCGAATCATTGCTTGATCAGGCAGCCACAATTAAAGCCAATATTTAAACATTTTGAGATTCAATTGCACCTTCAGCATCATTAGCGATCGCCTTTAAGCGATCCAACATATCCGCCGTCACATCTTGCCACATCCCACGCTGATTCGCTTCTAGCAAGCGTTCCGACATATCTCGCAACGCCCAAGGATTGCTAGATTTAATGAAATTCTGGACTTCAGGATTAAAGATATATGCCTCCGCAACACCCTCATACATGAAGTCGGAAACGCAGTTAGTCGTAGCATCATAGGCAAACAGATAATCAAGAGTTGCCGACATCTCAAAGGCTCCCTTATACCCATGACGCATCGCTCCTGCTATCCATTTGGGATTGACGACACGCGATCGATACACTCGCGCAATCTCTTCACTCAATTTACGAACCTTGGGCTGAGCCATCCGTGAATTATCACCAAAGTACACCTCTGGAGCGTTACCAGATATAGATTTGACAGCCGTTGTCATCCCCCCCTGAAATTGATAATAATCATCGGAATCGAGAATGTCATGCTCGCGATTGTCCTGATTTTGCAGCACGATTTGCATATTACTGAGCCGTTGATTAAAGGCTTCAGGGGCGGATTTACCCTCGGATTTACTGGTATAGGCATAGGCACTCCAATTGATATAGGCTCGCGCTAAATCTTGCTCACTTTCCCAGTTTTGCGACTCGATTAAACCTTGCAAACCTGCACCATAGGCACTTGGCTTTGAGCCAAATACCCGATAACGCGATCGCTCTTCAGCCTGTTCTAAAGTCAATCCTTCCTTTTGCCAATGTGCGGATTCTGCTTGAACTTTTGCCGCTAAGGGATTCTGATCGGCAGGTTCATCGAGATTTGCTACAGCATTCACCGCACTATCAAATAAATCGATGAGATTGGGAAACGCATCTCTAAAGAATCCTGAAATCCGCAAGGTTACATCAATACGAGGACGACCTAAAATTGATAATGGCAAAATCTCAAAATCAATCACGCGCCGCGATACGCCATCCCAAACAGGTTGCACTCCCAATAAAGCCAGCGCTTCAGCAAGATCATCGCCACCCGTTCGCATTGTCGAAGTTCCCCAAATGGATAGCCCCAAGGTTTGCGGATATTCACCATGCTCTTGCGTATAGGTTTCAATCAGCACATCCGCAGCTTTGTGCCCAATATCCCAAGCGGTTTCCGTCGGCACGGCGCGAATATCCACCGAATAGAAATTCCGTCCTGTGGGTAATACTTCGGGTCTGCCCCTTGTCGGCGCACCTGATGCACCGCTAGGGACATATTCGCCATTAAGTCCGCGTAGGAGATTGGTAATTTCTTGGTTGGTTTTGTAGAGAGATGGCAAAAGGCGATCGCGAATCCATGTTAGTTCTGTTTGAATTGCAATACCCTCATCCCCCAACCCCTTCTCCCATGAGGGGAGAAGGGGAGCAATATTGATTTTCTTGTCCCCCTCTCCCTCCTTGGGAGAGGGGCTAGGGGTGAGGGCATCCACCAACCCTGCCGCATATTCTTCTATAACTTCAATCGCATCGCCAATAATCCGAGAATTTGCTAAACGTGGATGCGAACTTGATGGAAGTGACTCACCTAAATTTGCAGTCAAGGGATCGAAATCTAAACCCCAATCCTGCGCGATCGCTCGCGTCAGTCCCAAACGGTTAACCGTCGGATTACGGGCGATCGCTACGACTAAATCCCTTAACTGCCGACCTTCTGGGCATTGACCGAAAATATGTAAACCATCACGAATTTGGGCTTCCTTAATCTCGCATAGATAACCATCGGCTGTCATGAGAATCGTATTTAGTGAATCCTCTAAACGGTCTAGGGAAATTCCTAGATCGTGATAGAGATTTTCCTGTTTGATTGTATCTATCAGGCGATCGCGGATCATGCCCAAACGAGAGGGATCGAGGGTTTCCGCTTCGTAATATTCATCAATCAAGCCTTCCAATTGCTGCAAACCACCATACAACTCAGCACGAGTCATCGGCGGCGTAAGATGATCGAGAATCACCGCTTGCGATCGCCTTTTTGCTTGAGAACCTTCCCCAGGGTCATTGACGATAAAGGGATAAAAATGTGGCATCGCCCCAAAAGCGGCTTCGGGATAGCAATTTTCCGATAGAGCCACGCTTTTTCCAGGGAGCCATTCAAGATTGCCATGTTTGCCGATATGGGCGATCGCATGGGCGTTAAATTTGTCGCGCACCCAATGATAGAACGCCATATAGTCATGGGTCGGCTCTAAATCGGGTGCATGATAATTGAGCGTAGGCTCGAGATCGTAGCCCCGTGATGGCTGAATACCGACAAAAATATTGCCAAATTGCATACCTGCGATCGCAAATTCTTGTTCGCATTTCGGCTGATTCCATCTTGTCTGAATTCCATTTTGGACAGGCTCAGGCAAATTCTGGAAATAGCTTTGATAATCCTCTAAAGATAGCGATTGATAGACCTGACGTACTCCAAAGGATTCGCGATCATTAGTCACGCCTGTAGTTAACAACTTCATCAATTCATCGCTAGTCTCAGGAATCGCCCCAACGCTATAGCCTGAACTTCGCAAAGCTTTAAGAATCTCTAAACAACTGGCTGGGGTATCTAACCCGACTCCATTGGCTAATCTGCCATCACGATTAGGATAGTTAGCAAGGATTAAAGCAATTTTGCGATCGCCTACATCCGTATGCTTTAGCTGGATCCATTTCGCCGCCAGATCCGCCACAAAGTTGATGCGTGATCGTACTGGTTCATAGGTCAATACTTCCGTTTGCAAAGCGAGATTTTGCCCCTGCATTGCTTTAAAAGAAACTGCCCTTGTAATAATTCTGCCATCGACTTCAGGCAAGACTACATTCATCGCCATATCTCGAGGATTCAATCCCTGTGTACCATTTACCCAAGTTTTCTTCAGTCCACCACTAAAAATCACCTGAAACACAGGCACATTCAAGGCTTCCCAAAGATCAACCTGTGGCGTATCCGTTTTTAGACTTGCCAAAGAGAAGCTAGTCGTATTCAAAATCACATCAACTTTTTGACCAGATTCAGGCAAGCAATAGCGAATTAATTCCGCTTGCACATCGGGTTCTTTTAAGGATGAAACATAGATCGGTAAAGGCGTAAGATTACGTTCAGTTAAGGCTTTACATAAAGCTGCGATCGCCCCCGTATTTCCTGACAAATAATGAGCGCGATAAAAAAGAATCGCCACTCGTCCCCCCTCTCCCAATGGGAGAGGGGGCTGGGGGGAGAGAGTTTCAAATATCCCAATCCGAGGCACTGATTGCGGAATTGCATATTCTATCGCTATCTCTAGAAATTCCTTTGCAACAAACTTCAATAAATTCTGATAGTTCTCAATCCCTG from Pseudanabaena sp. Chao 1811 encodes the following:
- the cobN gene encoding cobaltochelatase subunit CobN — protein: MHRIATISGGWNQSTDSVVFVDQQPAPIVIITAADTDIQTLAAATAQLPEDFPQIRVVNVLQLQQQIAIDTYAEEVLEQAKVIIVRLIGGQSYWSYGLEVVKETVANTGAVLIVLPGDERPDPSLTSHSTTTLTLVNQAWQYFIEAGIENYQNLLKFVAKEFLEIAIEYAIPQSVPRIGIFETLSPQPPLPLGEGGRVAILFYRAHYLSGNTGAIAALCKALTERNLTPLPIYVSSLKEPDVQAELIRYCLPESGQKVDVILNTTSFSLASLKTDTPQVDLWEALNVPVFQVIFSGGLKKTWVNGTQGLNPRDMAMNVVLPEVDGRIITRAVSFKAMQGQNLALQTEVLTYEPVRSRINFVADLAAKWIQLKHTDVGDRKIALILANYPNRDGRLANGVGLDTPASCLEILKALRSSGYSVGAIPETSDELMKLLTTGVTNDRESFGVRQVYQSLSLEDYQSYFQNLPEPVQNGIQTRWNQPKCEQEFAIAGMQFGNIFVGIQPSRGYDLEPTLNYHAPDLEPTHDYMAFYHWVRDKFNAHAIAHIGKHGNLEWLPGKSVALSENCYPEAAFGAMPHFYPFIVNDPGEGSQAKRRSQAVILDHLTPPMTRAELYGGLQQLEGLIDEYYEAETLDPSRLGMIRDRLIDTIKQENLYHDLGISLDRLEDSLNTILMTADGYLCEIKEAQIRDGLHIFGQCPEGRQLRDLVVAIARNPTVNRLGLTRAIAQDWGLDFDPLTANLGESLPSSSHPRLANSRIIGDAIEVIEEYAAGLVDALTPSPSPKEGEGDKKINIAPLLPSWEKGLGDEGIAIQTELTWIRDRLLPSLYKTNQEITNLLRGLNGEYVPSGASGAPTRGRPEVLPTGRNFYSVDIRAVPTETAWDIGHKAADVLIETYTQEHGEYPQTLGLSIWGTSTMRTGGDDLAEALALLGVQPVWDGVSRRVIDFEILPLSILGRPRIDVTLRISGFFRDAFPNLIDLFDSAVNAVANLDEPADQNPLAAKVQAESAHWQKEGLTLEQAEERSRYRVFGSKPSAYGAGLQGLIESQNWESEQDLARAYINWSAYAYTSKSEGKSAPEAFNQRLSNMQIVLQNQDNREHDILDSDDYYQFQGGMTTAVKSISGNAPEVYFGDNSRMAQPKVRKLSEEIARVYRSRVVNPKWIAGAMRHGYKGAFEMSATLDYLFAYDATTNCVSDFMYEGVAEAYIFNPEVQNFIKSSNPWALRDMSERLLEANQRGMWQDVTADMLDRLKAIANDAEGAIESQNV